From a region of the Triticum aestivum cultivar Chinese Spring chromosome 7D, IWGSC CS RefSeq v2.1, whole genome shotgun sequence genome:
- the LOC123166420 gene encoding uncharacterized protein, whose protein sequence is MGEFRVGGRRRGGEDVVPGAADAESMVASLDSGASSGSLCSSIMSSLTDDDDDAESSLVAGDPTPSPPSDAMRLDGGGGGPLYELSPLLAHLPVRTGLSKYYKGKSQSFTSLSDVKCLQDLAKKTTAHTGRKASRSSISLHVPGPRSKTITKKTAPRGSSGREPSRAWSRGFPHRSGKPPAYQSKKELCSRDFC, encoded by the exons ATGGGCGAGTTCCGTGTAGGCGGACGACGTCGAGGAGGTGAAGACGTTGTCCCCGGCGCCGCCGACGCCGAGTCGATGGTGGCCAGCTTGGATTCCGGCGCGTCCAGCGGATCGCTGTGCTCGTCGATCATGTCGAGCCTgacagacgacgacgacgacgcagaGTCCTCCCTGGTGGCGGGTGATCctacgccgtcgccgccgtcggacGCAATGCGGCTGGACGGGGGAGGCGGCGGGCCTCTCTACGAGCTGTCGCCGCTGCTGGCGCACCTTCCCGTCAG GACAGGGCTGTCAAAGTACTACAAAGGGAAGTCCCAGTCCTTCACATCTCTTTCCGACGTCAAATGCTTGCAAGATCTCGCAAAGAAGACCACCGCCCACACCGGCAGGAAGGCGAGCCGTTCGTCGATTTCGCTTCACGTTCCAGGGCCTCGCAGCAAGACGATAACGAAGAAGACGGCGCCGAGGGGCTCATCGGGCCGGGAGCCGTCAAGAGCATGGAGCAGGGGCTTTCCGCACAGAAGCGGTAAACCACCTGCGTACCAGAGCAAGAAAGAGCTGTGCAGCAGAGATTTCTGCTAG
- the LOC123166419 gene encoding acid phosphatase 1 isoform X1: MRHILLVLAAAAAVVVAGAEPVLRQVTDFPTAVSSGVSDADALFCDSWRLSVETANAGPWRTVPARCGASVRAYMEGERYASDSAVAAAESLAFAAQAFASGVGGAMPAWVFDVDETLLSNAPYYAVSGWGATQTSAAPYLSAQNSQCPSPAIRSHGEAISSFLATGLQEFNETSFDAWVDIAKAPALPSSLKLYNELQGLGFHIILLTGRSELQRNATEENLLFAGYHSWEKLILRQISDIGKTAVQYKSERRAAMEAEGFKILGNSGDQWSDLIGLPMATRSFKLPNPMYFIS; the protein is encoded by the exons ATGCGTCACATCCTCCTCGTTCTCGCGGCCGCCGCGGcggtcgtcgtcgccggcgccgagccCGTCCTCCGCCAGGTCACGGACTTCCCCACCGCCGTGTCCTCGGGCGTCTCCGACGCGGACGCGCTCTTCTGCGACAGCTGGAGGCTGTCGGTGGAGACGGCCAACGCGGGTCCCTGGCGCACCGTGCCGGCGCGCTGCGGGGCGTCCGTGCGCGCGTACATGGAGGGCGAGCGCTACGCGTCCGACTCCGCCGTCGCGGCCGCCGAATCCCTCGCCTTCGCTGCGCAGGCATTCGCGTCGGGCGTGGGGGGAGCCATGCCGGCGTGGGTGTTCGACGTCGACGAGACGCTGCTCTCCAACGCACCCTACTACGCCGTCAGCGGATGGGG AGCCACCCAAACATCAGCGGCGCCTTATCTTTCTGCTCAAAATTCTCAATGTCCATCACCAGCAATTCGAAGTCATGGTGAAGCAATCTCCAGTTTCTTAGCAACCGG ATTACAGGAATTCAACGAGACCTCATTTGATGCATGGGTAGACATAGCGAAAGCACCTGCATTACCATCTAGCTTGAAACTGTACAATGAACTGCAAGGACTTGGTTTCCATATTATCCTCTTGACTGGGCGAAGTGAATTGCAGCGAAATGCTACAGAGGAAAATCTCTTGTTTGCGGGCTACCATTCATGGGAAAAACTCATACTGAG GCAAATCTCTGATATTGGCAAGACCGCTGTGCAGTACAAATCAGAGAGGCGAGCTGCAATGGAAGCGGAAGGATTCAAGATACTTGGAAACTCTGGGGATCAATGGAGTGACCTGATAGGATTGCCAATGGCAACGAGATCCTTTAAGCTTCCAAATCCAATGTACTTCATCAGTTGA
- the LOC123166419 gene encoding acid phosphatase 1 isoform X2, giving the protein MRHILLVLAAAAAVVVAGAEPVLRQVTDFPTAVSSGVSDADALFCDSWRLSVETANAGPWRTVPARCGASVRAYMEGERYASDSAVAAAESLAFAAQAFASGVGGAMPAWVFDVDETLLSNAPYYAVSGWGLQEFNETSFDAWVDIAKAPALPSSLKLYNELQGLGFHIILLTGRSELQRNATEENLLFAGYHSWEKLILRQISDIGKTAVQYKSERRAAMEAEGFKILGNSGDQWSDLIGLPMATRSFKLPNPMYFIS; this is encoded by the exons ATGCGTCACATCCTCCTCGTTCTCGCGGCCGCCGCGGcggtcgtcgtcgccggcgccgagccCGTCCTCCGCCAGGTCACGGACTTCCCCACCGCCGTGTCCTCGGGCGTCTCCGACGCGGACGCGCTCTTCTGCGACAGCTGGAGGCTGTCGGTGGAGACGGCCAACGCGGGTCCCTGGCGCACCGTGCCGGCGCGCTGCGGGGCGTCCGTGCGCGCGTACATGGAGGGCGAGCGCTACGCGTCCGACTCCGCCGTCGCGGCCGCCGAATCCCTCGCCTTCGCTGCGCAGGCATTCGCGTCGGGCGTGGGGGGAGCCATGCCGGCGTGGGTGTTCGACGTCGACGAGACGCTGCTCTCCAACGCACCCTACTACGCCGTCAGCGGATGGGG ATTACAGGAATTCAACGAGACCTCATTTGATGCATGGGTAGACATAGCGAAAGCACCTGCATTACCATCTAGCTTGAAACTGTACAATGAACTGCAAGGACTTGGTTTCCATATTATCCTCTTGACTGGGCGAAGTGAATTGCAGCGAAATGCTACAGAGGAAAATCTCTTGTTTGCGGGCTACCATTCATGGGAAAAACTCATACTGAG GCAAATCTCTGATATTGGCAAGACCGCTGTGCAGTACAAATCAGAGAGGCGAGCTGCAATGGAAGCGGAAGGATTCAAGATACTTGGAAACTCTGGGGATCAATGGAGTGACCTGATAGGATTGCCAATGGCAACGAGATCCTTTAAGCTTCCAAATCCAATGTACTTCATCAGTTGA